The DNA window GCCCCCCTAGCTTGGAACCCTGCATTAAAACCAAAATTACCTCCTGGGAAGCCCCCATCCACTCTTTGATGATCCATGTGCGATATGTCATCATAAACTCCCGGTTGGTACAGAGGATTGGTCACGCTGTACACTTGAGTAACTGGTTGTTTCGAGCTCCCCACTCCATGAGCACGTGGATATGGCTGAGATCTCCCCCCTAAGGTTAATTCTCTCTTGTGAGGTGGTGTATACCTTCTCTCTGGATGATTTGGGAGAGTAAACTCTGGGCGGCGGGGATCGCCAGCCCTTGAGTTTCCCACTCCCTGATCGGATTCATGAACTTGGTTGCTTCCCTGGTCAGCCTCTTTGACAGTGGTATTGTGCTCTCCTCGAAGGGACTGACTCGGCTTACACAAAATGGTTTTCAAACAGTCAGCCATCGCCTTAGACAATGCCAGTGAGATTTCCTCAATCTTTGTAGCAGTCAGTTCTTCAATCACCCTGTTTGAGACTTGATCATACGTAGTAGGAATATGTAAATCCATTTCTTTAACCTGTGGTTCAACAGCGTGTTGCTCTGGCTGAGGCGCTTGAGTTCCCTCTTGATTCGCCAGAGACTCCCCACCCTCCTGATTCAGGTTTTCCTTTCTTCTTGGCGGCATAGTGAGGTCCCACTGGGCgtgccaaaaatatgtttgcacaatattaggtgttgcgggcgtgccaggtgcgaaagtgcaccgatttgtgtgaaaatgttaaaaatctaacttctaaaaacaaacgaaagtgaattctaaatttgaccgtcggttctaatctcctaaaacaactataacgccaaaatgaagaaaactatTGGAATTTGAGGATTAAACCCCTgatattgtttatattttcaataaaccgtaggaatttacaagacataaaaatataacaaatagAGTTGATGAAATCTAAAACGAGAAGACGTAAATTGCTAGAAATATGCTGGAAAGCTTGAAAAATTATTGCTTGAATATTGGAATTTTAGCAGAGTGCTTTTGCAGATTTGTCTGTAGAGTTGTGTTGTGTTTAGTCAGTGTTTGCCGATCTTTTTTCTCCCCATCGCTGTGTCGTTTCACTCCACTCCCCCATGATTCACGTCCCCGCTTTTCACGCCACGATCACAACCTCCCACGTTCTTCTCTCCTTTGGCGCTCTTGACCAGTTTTTGAATCGATAAAAATCCATCCGCCACACTTAACGGGCCTATACAATTTAATTGGGCTTGTGATTAATGTGGGcttcataattaattatttttagcccaaacagATGGTTTAACGGTTGCTTACACTTCTCAGTTCCGCAACAGCAGGTAACGGCTGTAGTGGTGCCACCAACCCGAATGGTTGCAGCACCCTCATCGCAGGACTACTGGCCTATCAAAAAGGTTTTGACGTCTTCGGATGTTGATCCTAATCATCCTTTTCTACCATTGCCTCGTAGGTCTCTAGAAGAACATATTCTTGTGCATTGGCTGCCACAAGAAAGGGAAAGACTGGGAAAAGAAGAGCAAGTGTCAATAAATGCTCGAGATTATGATACAGGTGATATTCATGGGATGAAGTTGAAGTGGCGAGGGAATTACTACAACCTCATTGGGAAGTGGGGAAATATTGTAAGAAATAAAGGACTTGAGGTTGGAAAAGAAATCATAATAAGATGGACAAACAATTGCTTATACTTCTCAGTTCCAGAG is part of the Primulina eburnea isolate SZY01 chromosome 1, ASM2296580v1, whole genome shotgun sequence genome and encodes:
- the LOC140806988 gene encoding putative B3 domain-containing protein At3g28853 yields the protein MVAAPSSQDYWPIKKVLTSSDVDPNHPFLPLPRRSLEEHILVHWLPQERERLGKEEQVSINARDYDTGDIHGMKLKWRGNYYNLIGKWGNIVRNKGLEVGKEIIIRWTNNCLYFSVPEERNTPTSSGHDNWPIKKALTLSDVDTAIKAL